The following are from one region of the Streptomyces fradiae genome:
- the fmt gene encoding methionyl-tRNA formyltransferase translates to MKLVFAGTPEVAVPALDALLASGRHEVAAVVTRPDAPAGRGRRLVASPVAERAEEAGIEVLKPERPRDEAFLARLREIAPDCCPVVAYGALLPRVALDIPAHGWVNLHFSLLPAWRGAAPVQHSLMAGDQVTGASTFQIEEGLDSGPVYGVVTEDVRPTDTSGDLLTRLAFAGAGLLAATMDGIEDGTLKAVPQPAEGITLAPKIQVEDAHVDFAAPALRVDRVIRGCTPAPGAWTLFRGERLKIVQAALVTDRTDLAPGELAAGKNNVYVGTGSHAVELLWVQPQGKKPMKAADWARGVRIAAGERVGA, encoded by the coding sequence GTGAAGCTGGTCTTCGCCGGCACCCCCGAGGTCGCCGTACCCGCCCTGGACGCCCTGCTCGCCTCCGGGCGGCACGAGGTGGCCGCCGTCGTCACCCGGCCCGACGCGCCCGCCGGGCGCGGGCGGCGGCTCGTCGCGAGCCCCGTCGCCGAGCGGGCGGAGGAGGCCGGGATCGAGGTGCTCAAGCCGGAGCGGCCGCGGGACGAGGCGTTCCTCGCGCGACTCCGGGAGATCGCGCCCGACTGCTGCCCCGTCGTGGCGTACGGCGCGCTGCTGCCGCGCGTCGCGCTCGACATCCCCGCGCACGGCTGGGTCAACCTGCACTTCTCGCTGCTGCCCGCGTGGCGCGGCGCGGCCCCGGTGCAGCACTCGCTGATGGCCGGCGACCAGGTGACCGGCGCGTCGACCTTCCAGATCGAGGAGGGCCTCGACTCCGGCCCGGTGTACGGCGTCGTCACCGAGGACGTGCGGCCCACCGACACCAGCGGCGACCTGCTGACCCGGCTCGCGTTCGCCGGCGCCGGGCTGCTCGCCGCGACCATGGACGGCATCGAGGACGGCACCCTGAAGGCCGTGCCGCAGCCCGCCGAGGGCATCACCCTCGCCCCGAAGATCCAGGTCGAGGACGCCCACGTCGACTTCGCCGCCCCGGCGCTGCGCGTCGACCGGGTGATCCGCGGCTGCACCCCGGCCCCGGGTGCCTGGACCCTCTTCCGCGGCGAGCGCCTGAAGATCGTCCAGGCCGCGCTCGTCACCGACCGCACCGACCTCGCACCGGGCGAGCTCGCGGCCGGCAAGAACAACGTGTACGTCGGCACCGGCTCCCACGCGGTGGAGCTGCTCTGGGTCCAGCCCCAGGGCAAGAAGCCGATGAAGGCGGCCGACTGGGCCCGCGGCGTGCGCATCGCGGCGGGCGAGCGGGTCGGGGCGTAA
- a CDS encoding RsmB/NOP family class I SAM-dependent RNA methyltransferase, whose product MSEQARRRTPTSPKGASPKAPRPHRRPKKDPVRILAFEVLRAVDERDAYANLVLPPLLKKAREKNEGFDGRDAALATELVYGTLRRQGTYDAIIAACVDRPLREVDPPVLDVLALGAHQLLGTRIPSHAAVSATVELARVVLGDGRAKFVNAVLRKIAQDDFDTWVARVAPPYEDDAEDHLAVVHSHPRWVVSALWDALGGGRAGIEELLTADNERPEVTLVARPGRATTAELAEAAETEPGRWSPYALRMAEGGDPGTIEAVRESRAGVQDEGSQLVAIALANAPLDGPDTRWLDGCAGPGGKAALLGALAAERGAALLASEKQPHRARLVERALAGNPGPYQVVAADGTRPPWREGSFDRVLMDVPCSGLGALRRRPEARWRRRPGDLDGFAPLQRGLLTEALRAVRVGGVVGYATCSPHLAETRVVVDDVLKKTGGAELVDARPLFPGVPSLGDGPDVQLWPHLHGTDAMYLALIRRTA is encoded by the coding sequence TTGAGCGAGCAGGCACGTCGCCGCACCCCCACGTCCCCCAAGGGCGCGTCCCCCAAGGCCCCCCGGCCGCACCGGCGGCCCAAGAAGGACCCGGTCCGGATCCTGGCCTTCGAGGTGCTGCGGGCGGTGGACGAGCGGGACGCCTACGCGAACCTGGTGCTGCCGCCGCTGCTGAAGAAGGCCCGGGAGAAGAACGAGGGCTTCGACGGGCGGGACGCGGCGCTCGCGACCGAGCTCGTCTACGGGACGCTGCGCCGGCAGGGCACGTACGACGCGATCATCGCGGCCTGCGTCGACCGGCCGCTGCGCGAGGTCGACCCGCCGGTGCTCGACGTCCTGGCGCTCGGCGCGCACCAGCTGCTCGGCACCCGGATCCCCAGCCACGCCGCCGTGTCCGCCACCGTCGAGCTGGCCCGCGTGGTGCTCGGCGACGGGCGGGCCAAGTTCGTGAACGCCGTGCTGCGCAAGATCGCCCAGGACGACTTCGACACCTGGGTGGCGAGGGTCGCGCCGCCCTACGAGGACGACGCCGAGGACCACCTCGCGGTCGTCCACTCGCACCCCCGCTGGGTGGTCTCCGCGCTCTGGGACGCGCTCGGCGGGGGCCGGGCCGGCATCGAGGAGCTGCTCACGGCCGACAACGAGCGGCCCGAGGTCACCCTGGTCGCCCGGCCAGGCCGGGCCACCACCGCCGAGCTGGCCGAGGCCGCCGAAACCGAGCCCGGCCGCTGGTCCCCGTACGCGCTCCGGATGGCCGAGGGCGGCGACCCCGGCACCATCGAGGCCGTACGGGAGAGCCGCGCCGGCGTCCAGGACGAGGGCAGCCAGCTGGTCGCCATCGCCCTCGCCAACGCGCCCCTCGACGGCCCCGACACCCGCTGGCTCGACGGCTGCGCCGGCCCCGGCGGCAAGGCGGCGCTGCTCGGCGCCCTCGCCGCCGAGCGCGGCGCCGCGCTGCTCGCCTCCGAGAAGCAGCCGCACCGCGCCCGGCTCGTCGAGCGCGCGCTGGCCGGCAACCCCGGCCCGTACCAGGTCGTCGCCGCCGACGGCACCCGCCCGCCGTGGCGCGAGGGCAGCTTCGACCGGGTCCTGATGGACGTGCCCTGCTCCGGACTCGGCGCCCTGCGCCGCCGCCCGGAGGCCCGCTGGCGCCGCCGCCCCGGCGACCTCGACGGCTTCGCCCCGCTCCAGCGCGGGCTGCTCACCGAGGCGCTGCGCGCGGTCCGGGTCGGCGGCGTGGTCGGCTACGCCACCTGCTCCCCGCACCTGGCCGAGACCCGGGTCGTCGTGGACGACGTCCTGAAGAAGACCGGCGGCGCCGAACTCGTCGACGCCCGCCCGCTGTTCCCCGGCGTGCCCTCGCTCGGCGACGGCCCCGACGTCCAGCTGTGGCCGCATCTGCACGGCACGGACGCGATGTACCTCGCCCTGATCCGCCGCACGGCCTGA